From a region of the Apibacter sp. B3706 genome:
- a CDS encoding efflux RND transporter permease subunit, which translates to MHKFVEKCIAFSLRNHILILFLSVLLFIGGIVCYLNTPIEAYPDVTNTRVRIITQWPGRSAEEIEKFVTLPIMKEMNTIPRKTEVRSTSLFGLSVVTVIFEDGVDDFFAQQYASNRMQDMDLPEGADPSIEPPSGATGEIYRYTIKSDLPVREISALNEWVVERELLSVPGVASIVSFGGEEKCYEIKVNPTELANYGLSPLEVYEAISKSNINVGGDVIQKGSQAYVVRGVGLLDNIKDIENILIEVKGSTPIRVKQVANVSVSSKPRLGQVGLDDRDDVVQGIVVMLRGQNPGDVIKNLKVKIADLNDRILPENVKIVPFLDRTTLVDATVHTVMKNLIEGIVLVSIVVFIFLFNWRTTLIVATVIPLSFLFAIIMLRIQGLPANLISMGALDFGLLLEGTLVIVEIIFVSMVKRTEELGGERFIKSSKGGLIKKSAGGVASHIFFAQIILVVALFPIFSFQKVEGKMFSPLAFTLGYALMGSLILSLTYVPVMCKILLTKPVKEKSNAISRFFSSHLYKIFLFASRHRKGSIITFCILLVLCIVRFSFWGTEFIPSMNEGAIYIRATLPNSINLDESVKITQQMKKKLRSFDEVQFVLSQTGRPNDGTDPTGFFNIEFHAQLKPENQWKKKVKKEELIREMKDSLDIYPGTVFGFSQPIQDNVEEYVAGVKSSLVIKIYGDDLQKLEQMADHAASIIQKVKGVEDVNVFRSIGLPELQIRLSEDRMARYAVSMADAQAVVEMAIGGKAATQFYEGEKIFDVRVRFQKEYRDNEDKIGEILIPTMDGKHVPLKEIADIKFVTGPTFIYRDGSSRYIGVGFSVRDRDLGSTIKEAQEKVNKEVKLGRGNRMVWAGEFESQQRATQRLMIIVPCALLLILFLLYMNFRTIKDTLIAASAMPYAFIGGFISLWITGTTFGISAGIGFIILFGITAIDSILLIALMKKKMNSTGNLRLAIDSAVKSRIRPVLMIALMGSMGLLPAAMSNGMGSEVQKPLAIMIVGGIITCMLLSFTILPQVFYFAYRKKRKIKS; encoded by the coding sequence ATGCATAAGTTTGTTGAAAAATGTATTGCCTTTTCATTAAGGAATCACATATTAATACTATTTCTTAGCGTACTCTTATTTATCGGCGGAATTGTATGTTATTTAAACACACCTATTGAGGCTTATCCCGACGTAACCAACACAAGAGTACGAATTATAACCCAATGGCCGGGAAGAAGTGCGGAAGAAATTGAAAAATTTGTTACTCTTCCTATAATGAAGGAAATGAATACCATTCCCAGAAAAACGGAAGTACGTTCTACTTCTCTTTTTGGTCTTTCGGTGGTAACCGTAATTTTTGAAGATGGAGTAGATGATTTCTTTGCTCAGCAATATGCTTCAAATCGTATGCAGGATATGGATCTTCCGGAAGGAGCCGATCCATCGATAGAACCGCCTTCCGGTGCTACCGGTGAAATATACCGTTATACTATTAAAAGTGACCTTCCTGTTCGCGAAATATCTGCTCTTAACGAATGGGTAGTAGAGCGTGAGCTCTTATCGGTTCCCGGAGTAGCCAGTATTGTAAGTTTCGGTGGAGAAGAAAAATGCTATGAAATAAAAGTAAATCCTACAGAATTAGCAAATTACGGACTTTCGCCTTTGGAGGTTTACGAAGCTATTTCAAAAAGTAATATAAATGTAGGCGGAGATGTCATACAAAAAGGAAGTCAAGCCTATGTAGTACGCGGAGTTGGCTTATTGGACAATATTAAAGATATTGAAAATATACTTATTGAAGTAAAAGGTAGCACACCTATACGAGTAAAACAAGTTGCCAACGTTTCTGTTTCTTCAAAACCACGTTTGGGACAAGTAGGGTTGGATGATAGAGATGATGTCGTTCAGGGAATTGTGGTAATGCTTAGAGGACAAAATCCGGGAGACGTGATTAAAAATTTAAAGGTTAAAATAGCCGATTTAAATGATCGTATATTACCAGAAAACGTAAAAATCGTACCTTTTTTAGATCGAACAACCTTAGTAGATGCTACTGTCCATACCGTAATGAAAAACCTGATCGAGGGTATTGTGTTGGTTTCCATTGTAGTATTTATTTTCCTATTTAACTGGAGAACCACCTTGATTGTGGCTACGGTTATCCCGCTTTCTTTCTTATTTGCCATTATTATGCTTCGAATACAAGGACTTCCGGCGAACCTTATTTCAATGGGAGCGCTCGACTTTGGATTGTTGCTCGAGGGAACATTGGTTATCGTTGAAATCATATTTGTCTCGATGGTAAAGAGAACGGAAGAGTTGGGAGGAGAACGATTTATAAAATCGTCCAAAGGGGGATTAATTAAAAAAAGTGCCGGAGGAGTTGCTTCTCACATATTTTTTGCTCAGATAATTTTGGTCGTTGCCTTATTTCCTATCTTTTCATTTCAAAAAGTGGAAGGTAAAATGTTTTCACCGTTGGCATTTACTTTAGGATATGCATTAATGGGATCATTAATTTTATCTCTTACCTATGTGCCGGTTATGTGTAAAATTTTGCTTACCAAACCGGTTAAAGAAAAATCAAATGCAATCAGCAGATTCTTTTCCTCCCATTTATATAAAATTTTTCTATTTGCATCCCGACATCGTAAAGGAAGTATTATAACCTTCTGTATACTGTTAGTGCTTTGCATCGTAAGATTTAGTTTTTGGGGTACGGAATTTATACCCAGTATGAACGAAGGAGCAATATATATACGTGCTACCTTACCCAACAGTATTAATTTGGACGAATCAGTAAAAATCACTCAACAAATGAAAAAGAAGTTGAGGAGTTTTGATGAAGTACAATTTGTCTTGTCACAGACCGGACGTCCGAATGACGGAACAGATCCAACCGGGTTTTTTAACATAGAATTCCATGCCCAGTTGAAGCCGGAAAATCAATGGAAGAAAAAAGTTAAAAAAGAAGAACTTATCCGAGAAATGAAAGATTCTTTAGATATTTATCCCGGAACAGTTTTCGGCTTTAGCCAACCCATACAAGATAATGTAGAAGAATATGTAGCAGGAGTAAAAAGTTCCTTAGTTATTAAAATATACGGAGATGACTTACAAAAGTTGGAACAAATGGCAGATCATGCAGCTTCTATCATACAAAAAGTAAAAGGAGTAGAAGATGTGAATGTGTTTCGAAGCATCGGTTTACCTGAATTACAAATCCGTTTATCCGAAGATCGCATGGCCCGTTATGCGGTATCTATGGCAGATGCTCAAGCAGTAGTGGAAATGGCAATAGGAGGTAAAGCTGCCACCCAGTTTTATGAAGGCGAAAAAATATTTGATGTCAGAGTACGATTTCAAAAAGAATACAGGGATAATGAAGATAAGATCGGGGAAATTCTAATACCAACCATGGATGGAAAACATGTTCCGTTAAAAGAAATTGCCGATATCAAATTTGTAACCGGTCCGACGTTTATCTATCGAGATGGAAGCAGCAGGTACATCGGAGTTGGGTTTAGTGTTCGCGACCGTGATTTAGGGTCTACTATCAAAGAAGCCCAAGAAAAAGTAAACAAAGAAGTTAAACTAGGTCGAGGAAATCGCATGGTTTGGGCAGGAGAATTTGAAAGCCAACAAAGAGCAACACAACGATTGATGATTATTGTTCCTTGCGCCTTATTATTGATCTTATTTTTACTCTATATGAATTTCAGAACCATCAAAGACACTTTAATTGCAGCAAGTGCCATGCCTTATGCCTTTATCGGTGGTTTTATTTCCCTGTGGATAACCGGTACCACTTTTGGAATTTCTGCAGGAATAGGATTTATTATACTCTTTGGAATTACCGCTATTGACAGCATTTTGTTGATTGCTTTGATGAAGAAAAAGATGAATTCAACCGGAAATTTAAGATTAGCCATAGATAGTGCAGTTAAAAGCAGGATACGTCCGGTGCTGATGATAGCCCTTATGGGATCGATGGGATTATTACCGGCCGCCATGTCCAATGGAATGGGTTCTGAAGTTCAAAAGCCTTTGGCAATTATGATAGTTGGGGGTATAATCACCTGTATGCTTTTATCATTTACTATTTTACCGCAAGTTTTTTATTTTGCTTACCGCAAGAAAAGAAAAATTAAATCATAA
- a CDS encoding response regulator transcription factor produces MELLLVEDNKKISEFMIKGLEESGFSVTLVENGVDARSRLNDTNWNMILLDIMLPDIDGMELLQYIRYKKITTPVLVISALGDPDDKVKALSYGADDYLTKPFHFKELVARIHALDRRRKMNYDSSSNVLVCGDLKMYLDEHKILRGDTEIVLTHLEFKLLKFLMENKNKVVSRTQILTSVWGINHDINTNIVEVYISYLRNKIDGEFETKIIETIKGRGYRIKSLLAE; encoded by the coding sequence ATGGAGTTGTTATTGGTTGAAGATAATAAAAAAATCAGTGAGTTCATGATCAAAGGATTAGAAGAAAGCGGTTTTTCAGTCACTTTGGTTGAGAACGGTGTGGATGCGAGAAGTCGTTTAAATGATACCAATTGGAATATGATCTTATTGGATATTATGCTTCCTGATATTGACGGAATGGAGTTGTTGCAGTATATCCGCTATAAAAAAATAACCACTCCTGTTTTAGTAATCAGTGCTTTAGGAGATCCCGATGATAAAGTAAAAGCCCTTAGTTACGGTGCCGATGATTATCTAACCAAGCCTTTTCATTTTAAAGAACTGGTAGCACGAATTCATGCATTGGACAGAAGAAGGAAAATGAATTATGATTCTTCTTCCAATGTATTGGTATGCGGAGATTTAAAAATGTATTTGGATGAGCATAAAATTCTAAGAGGAGATACAGAAATAGTTCTAACCCATCTTGAATTTAAATTATTAAAATTCTTAATGGAAAATAAAAATAAAGTTGTTTCAAGAACCCAAATTCTAACCAGTGTTTGGGGAATTAACCATGATATAAACACCAATATAGTAGAAGTATATATTTCTTATTTACGAAATAAAATTGATGGTGAATTTGAAACAAAAATTATTGAAACCATAAAAGGAAGGGGATATCGTATTAAATCTTTATTAGCTGAATAA
- a CDS encoding sensor histidine kinase: protein MKIQTRLSLLSSGFWGIVFIAVALLIFSFYKRSIENSVYRNLQKTAQIIGYYFFEEDEISAKEFQKIKKQYEKINNPYFEIYDDLNQLKYGNIQDVPESVINEIRYQKKLSFTTDNFLCYGIYYKDNEGNFVIIAKENKQDVYQYINPLIGILVSAFIVGLLATILLNRWIAHIAYRPIREAINQVKQMTPGDSMELKTSRNTVKDELYDLTETFNELLKKISDSIKIQQNFVSYVSHEFKTPLAAIQGNLEVFSMKNRSPEEYQALSQTLMEEIDRLQEILDILLIVSDLRKNTDISEQIRIDELIFEIIKRVSDKYSDCSEIIDYTLDVTSENIELLYINIDKTQLFIALFNLIENAVKFSQRKLVRIQLYEREGKLHLLIQDHGIGIPKMQLSQISRPFYRAPNAEKVSGSGIGLSIALRILEKNHIEYTIESEENKGTKITLTFFGMNQE from the coding sequence ATGAAAATACAGACAAGATTAAGTTTACTAAGCTCCGGTTTTTGGGGAATTGTCTTTATAGCCGTAGCGCTTCTGATATTCAGCTTCTACAAAAGGAGCATTGAAAATTCCGTTTACAGAAATTTACAAAAGACCGCTCAAATTATCGGCTATTACTTTTTTGAAGAAGATGAAATAAGCGCAAAAGAATTTCAAAAAATAAAAAAGCAATACGAAAAAATAAACAATCCCTATTTTGAAATTTACGACGATCTGAATCAATTAAAATATGGAAATATACAAGATGTTCCTGAATCGGTAATTAATGAAATACGTTATCAAAAGAAATTATCCTTTACCACCGATAACTTTTTATGTTATGGAATATATTATAAAGATAATGAAGGCAATTTCGTAATCATTGCTAAGGAAAATAAACAGGATGTGTATCAATACATCAATCCACTTATTGGAATATTAGTATCCGCCTTTATTGTCGGGTTATTGGCTACCATATTGCTAAACCGTTGGATAGCCCATATAGCCTATCGTCCCATAAGAGAAGCCATTAACCAAGTAAAACAAATGACTCCGGGCGATTCCATGGAATTGAAGACGAGCCGAAATACAGTTAAAGACGAATTGTACGATCTAACTGAAACCTTTAATGAATTGCTAAAAAAAATTTCCGATTCAATTAAAATACAACAAAATTTTGTGAGCTATGTTTCACATGAGTTCAAGACACCTTTGGCAGCAATTCAAGGAAATTTAGAGGTATTTTCCATGAAAAACCGTTCACCTGAAGAATATCAAGCCTTATCCCAAACATTGATGGAGGAAATAGACCGGCTTCAAGAAATATTAGATATTTTGCTCATTGTTTCCGATTTGCGAAAAAATACAGACATTTCAGAACAAATACGTATTGATGAACTCATATTTGAAATTATTAAACGGGTTTCAGATAAATATTCCGACTGTAGTGAGATCATAGATTATACTTTAGATGTTACTTCGGAAAATATAGAGTTGCTTTACATTAATATAGATAAAACACAATTATTTATAGCCTTGTTCAATTTAATTGAAAATGCGGTTAAATTCTCACAAAGAAAATTAGTACGTATTCAACTGTATGAACGTGAAGGAAAATTACATCTTTTGATACAAGATCATGGGATTGGAATTCCCAAAATGCAATTAAGCCAAATAAGTCGTCCGTTTTATCGAGCCCCAAATGCTGAAAAAGTATCTGGATCGGGGATAGGGCTTTCCATTGCCCTTCGTATTTTAGAAAAAAACCATATAGAATATACCATAGAATCCGAAGAAAATAAAGGAACTAAAATTACCTTAACTTTTTTCGGCATGAATCAGGAGTAA
- the purB gene encoding adenylosuccinate lyase produces MNTYQNPLESRYCSDEMLYNFSPEKKFTTWRKLWLALAEIQKELGLDISDEQIKELREQVSKIDFKKADEYEKKFRHDVMAHVHAYGDAAPAARPIIHLGATSAFVGDNTDLIQIRDGFELVKKKLINVIKGLHSFALKYKDHPTLGFTHFQPAQLTTIGKRATLWLQSVLLDLEDLEYRLETLRFRGVKGTTGTAASFKELFDGDFSKVKELDRKLSERFGFKKVFKVSGQTYDRKIDAQALEVLSNIAQSAHKFTNDLRLLQSLKEIEEPFEKNQIGSSAMAYKRNPMRSERIASLAKFVISLATSPAMVASTQWFERTLDDSANKRLSIPQAFLAIDAILLIWNNILDGLVVYPKMIEKHINEELPFMATEYIIMEGVKNGGDRQELHEIIRQHSMEAAKKVKMEGKPNDLIDRIIKDEKINIDKEKLMKLINPSNFIGFAPEQTEEFLDQEVNPILLKYEHLLGINSDLRV; encoded by the coding sequence ATGAATACGTATCAAAATCCGTTGGAAAGCCGCTATTGCAGTGATGAAATGTTGTACAATTTTTCTCCTGAAAAAAAATTTACTACTTGGAGAAAATTATGGTTAGCCCTGGCTGAAATACAAAAAGAGCTTGGTTTAGATATTTCGGACGAGCAAATAAAAGAGCTTAGAGAGCAAGTATCGAAAATAGATTTTAAGAAAGCAGACGAATATGAAAAAAAATTTCGTCATGATGTTATGGCCCATGTACATGCATATGGAGATGCAGCACCGGCAGCACGTCCCATTATTCATTTAGGGGCAACTTCTGCCTTTGTAGGGGATAATACGGATCTTATCCAAATACGTGACGGTTTCGAACTGGTGAAGAAAAAATTGATTAATGTAATTAAAGGATTGCATTCGTTTGCACTCAAGTATAAAGACCATCCTACCTTAGGGTTTACTCATTTTCAACCGGCACAATTAACAACGATTGGTAAACGAGCTACTCTTTGGCTGCAATCGGTTTTATTAGATTTGGAAGATTTAGAATATCGTTTGGAAACGTTGCGCTTCAGAGGAGTTAAAGGTACTACCGGAACGGCTGCCAGTTTTAAAGAATTGTTTGACGGGGACTTTTCAAAAGTCAAGGAATTGGATCGGAAATTATCAGAACGTTTCGGCTTTAAAAAAGTTTTTAAAGTAAGTGGACAAACTTATGACCGAAAGATAGATGCTCAGGCACTAGAAGTACTTTCCAATATTGCACAATCTGCACATAAGTTTACGAATGATTTGCGCTTGTTGCAAAGCTTAAAAGAAATAGAAGAACCGTTTGAAAAGAATCAGATAGGTTCCAGCGCCATGGCTTATAAGCGTAATCCGATGCGATCTGAAAGAATTGCTTCATTAGCTAAATTTGTAATCTCTTTAGCAACTTCTCCAGCAATGGTTGCATCCACTCAATGGTTTGAAAGAACATTAGACGATTCCGCAAATAAAAGGTTGAGCATACCTCAAGCATTTTTAGCCATAGATGCCATCTTATTAATCTGGAATAATATTTTGGACGGATTGGTCGTATATCCTAAAATGATTGAAAAGCATATTAATGAAGAACTGCCCTTTATGGCAACCGAATACATCATTATGGAAGGAGTTAAAAACGGAGGAGACCGGCAGGAACTTCATGAAATCATTCGTCAACATTCTATGGAAGCAGCCAAGAAAGTAAAAATGGAAGGAAAGCCGAATGATTTAATCGATCGAATTATCAAGGATGAAAAAATAAATATTGATAAAGAAAAATTGATGAAATTGATTAATCCATCCAATTTCATCGGCTTTGCTCCGGAACAAACAGAAGAGTTTTTAGATCAGGAAGTAAATCCTATTTTACTAAAATATGAACATCTACTAGGAATAAATTCCGATCTTAGAGTCTAA
- a CDS encoding HD domain-containing protein produces the protein MELDQAISIIRDYIKNKHSSDKSGHDYWHIERVVTNAQNILLHEKADRSKVLLAAWLHDVGDYKLHNGTDRTEELVFPLLSSLSYPKSFIEDIIKIINEVSYKGGHNPPPTSLEAKIVQDADRLDAIGAVGIARAFAYGGTKGRELFDPNEKPTEYTESASYQKSTSCTINHFYEKLLKLKDLMNTNIAKEMAEERHLFMLKFLGEFYKEIGYSRK, from the coding sequence ATGGAATTAGACCAAGCAATATCAATCATTCGGGATTATATAAAAAATAAACATTCTTCGGATAAAAGTGGACATGATTATTGGCATATTGAGCGGGTAGTCACTAATGCTCAAAATATTCTCCTTCACGAAAAGGCTGATCGTTCTAAAGTTTTATTGGCAGCCTGGCTTCACGATGTCGGAGATTATAAACTCCATAATGGAACGGACCGTACTGAAGAACTCGTATTTCCATTACTGTCTTCTTTATCATATCCGAAAAGTTTCATTGAAGATATCATCAAGATTATTAACGAAGTTTCGTATAAGGGCGGACATAATCCCCCTCCTACTTCACTTGAAGCAAAAATTGTTCAGGATGCCGATCGATTGGATGCGATAGGTGCTGTAGGAATAGCTCGAGCATTTGCTTATGGAGGCACCAAAGGTCGAGAATTGTTTGATCCGAACGAAAAACCGACCGAATATACGGAAAGTGCTTCCTATCAAAAAAGCACTTCGTGTACGATCAATCATTTTTATGAAAAGCTATTGAAGCTAAAAGATTTGATGAATACCAATATTGCTAAAGAAATGGCTGAAGAAAGACATTTATTTATGCTGAAATTTTTGGGAGAATTTTATAAAGAAATCGGATACTCTAGAAAATAA
- a CDS encoding acetyl-CoA carboxylase carboxyltransferase subunit alpha codes for MEYLDFELPIKELEDQLKKWIELGKESGVDINSTSKEIEKKIEQTKHQIYDNLTPWQTVQLSRHPSRPYSLDYCSAITDNTFIELHGDRNYGDDKAMIGGLGRIDGKTFMIIGQQKGKNTKERQYRRFGMPNPDGYRKALRLMRVAEKFNIPILTLIDTPGAYPGLDAEERGQGEAIAYNIAQMCQIKVPIICVVIGEGASGGALGIGVGNKVYMMENTWYSVISPESCSSILFRSWEYKEVAAENLRLTPKNSLELGIIDGIIKEPLGGAHYNPEGAFMSLKNQVLEAYNELSKMSPDELVEHRQNKFINMGVYSE; via the coding sequence ATGGAATATTTAGATTTTGAATTGCCTATAAAAGAATTAGAAGACCAGCTTAAAAAATGGATCGAGCTTGGTAAAGAAAGCGGAGTAGATATAAATTCTACTTCCAAAGAAATCGAAAAGAAAATCGAACAAACTAAACATCAAATATACGATAACCTTACCCCTTGGCAAACCGTACAATTATCCAGACATCCCTCTCGTCCTTATTCGTTAGACTATTGCAGTGCCATCACTGATAATACGTTTATTGAGTTACACGGAGACCGCAACTATGGCGATGATAAAGCCATGATTGGAGGATTAGGTAGAATTGACGGTAAAACTTTCATGATTATCGGGCAACAAAAAGGTAAAAATACCAAAGAAAGACAATACCGTCGTTTTGGTATGCCCAATCCTGACGGCTACCGAAAAGCGTTACGCTTGATGAGGGTTGCTGAAAAGTTTAACATTCCTATTCTAACCTTAATAGACACTCCTGGAGCCTATCCGGGACTTGATGCCGAAGAAAGAGGACAAGGAGAAGCCATCGCGTATAACATCGCTCAGATGTGCCAAATTAAAGTTCCGATTATTTGCGTAGTTATTGGTGAAGGTGCCAGTGGTGGTGCGTTGGGAATCGGTGTAGGAAATAAGGTTTACATGATGGAAAATACTTGGTATTCCGTAATTTCCCCGGAAAGTTGTTCCTCAATTTTATTCAGAAGCTGGGAATACAAAGAAGTTGCTGCCGAAAATCTTCGTTTAACTCCTAAAAATTCTTTGGAATTAGGCATTATTGACGGAATAATTAAGGAGCCGCTTGGCGGCGCTCATTACAACCCGGAAGGAGCCTTTATGTCTTTAAAAAATCAAGTTTTAGAGGCCTATAATGAGCTTTCTAAAATGTCTCCTGATGAGTTGGTGGAACACAGACAAAATAAATTTATAAATATGGGTGTATATAGCGAATAG
- the rimM gene encoding ribosome maturation factor RimM (Essential for efficient processing of 16S rRNA), protein MQLEDCYYLGTITKTHGLKGHLIVKLDTDEPEAYNNLESVFININEMPVPFFLNECQLYNKDSLRVKFEDTSINSQDLIGTQLYLPLNTLPKLKGKQFYYHEVIHFSLVDENLQKIGEITEINDNSAQALFIIKLSKNDKFIYIPVINDWIIEVNRNDHYISMTLPEGILDL, encoded by the coding sequence ATGCAATTGGAAGATTGTTACTACCTAGGCACAATCACTAAAACTCATGGTCTGAAAGGTCATCTGATTGTTAAACTAGACACAGATGAACCGGAGGCTTACAATAATTTGGAATCGGTATTTATTAATATCAATGAAATGCCGGTTCCTTTTTTTCTAAATGAATGTCAACTCTATAATAAAGATTCATTACGTGTAAAATTTGAAGATACTTCTATCAATTCACAAGACTTAATAGGAACGCAGCTGTACCTTCCTTTAAATACATTACCTAAATTAAAAGGAAAACAATTTTATTATCATGAAGTTATACACTTTTCTTTAGTAGACGAAAACCTACAAAAGATTGGAGAAATTACTGAAATAAACGATAACAGCGCACAAGCTCTTTTTATTATAAAACTATCGAAAAATGATAAATTTATTTACATTCCTGTTATTAATGATTGGATTATTGAAGTAAACAGAAATGATCATTACATTTCAATGACTTTACCTGAAGGAATTTTGGATTTATAA
- a CDS encoding 30S ribosomal protein S16 encodes MAVKIRLQRHGKKGKPVFHIVVADSRAKRDGKNIEKLGIYVPTTNPATIELNVDRAVSWLEKGAQPSDTAKSILSYKGALLKKHLNGGVKKGAFSAEEAEKKFQAWLEDKEKAIQAKKDKLASSKQQAKKEKLEAERKVNESRIAAQQKAEEAEANDAEEVVEAIIAEDEAATDAQAETNEEPKA; translated from the coding sequence ATGGCAGTAAAAATTAGATTACAAAGACACGGTAAAAAAGGAAAACCGGTTTTTCACATTGTTGTAGCAGATTCTAGAGCTAAAAGAGATGGTAAAAACATCGAAAAATTAGGAATTTACGTTCCTACAACCAACCCTGCAACCATTGAATTAAATGTTGACAGAGCAGTGAGCTGGTTAGAAAAAGGAGCTCAACCATCAGATACAGCAAAATCTATCCTTTCTTATAAAGGTGCTTTATTAAAAAAGCATTTGAACGGAGGGGTTAAAAAAGGAGCTTTTTCGGCTGAAGAAGCAGAGAAAAAATTCCAAGCTTGGTTGGAAGACAAAGAAAAAGCTATTCAAGCTAAAAAAGACAAATTGGCTTCTTCTAAGCAACAAGCGAAAAAAGAAAAGCTTGAAGCTGAAAGAAAAGTAAATGAAAGCCGTATCGCTGCTCAACAAAAAGCAGAAGAAGCAGAAGCTAACGATGCAGAGGAAGTAGTAGAAGCAATCATCGCAGAAGATGAAGCTGCTACTGATGCTCAGGCTGAAACTAATGAAGAACCTAAAGCCTAA
- the thiL gene encoding thiamine-phosphate kinase has protein sequence MLDNKNPYKTSISEYGEFGLIEHLTQNFKPKHPSTLQGVGDDSAVLDPKDKKVLVSTDMLLENIHFNLAYTPLKHLGYKSVVIGLSDLVAMNAVPEQILISIAVSNRFPVEALEEIYTGIHLACKNYSIDLVGGDTTSSNLGLVINISTVGYAHKDEIVYRKGAKPNDLLVVSGDLGGAYFGLQVLERENSVFKVNPNLQPDLSGYTYILERQLKPEARTEIKALLKEMDVHPTSMIDISDGLASEIIHLSQQSNVGFSIYEEKIPMDSQVITTAEEFGINPVTGVLNGGEDYEILFTIPIEDHDKIKHNPNFTIIGHATETVENVLITKGNTQHIPLNAQGWDAHFSKKN, from the coding sequence ATGCTTGATAATAAGAACCCATATAAAACTTCAATTTCAGAATATGGTGAATTTGGACTGATCGAACATCTTACTCAAAATTTCAAACCTAAACATCCCTCTACTCTACAAGGAGTTGGTGACGATTCCGCCGTGTTGGATCCAAAAGATAAAAAGGTGTTAGTTTCTACCGATATGCTATTGGAAAATATTCATTTCAATTTGGCTTATACCCCTTTAAAACATCTAGGTTATAAGTCTGTAGTTATCGGACTCAGCGATTTGGTTGCCATGAACGCCGTTCCGGAACAAATACTGATTTCCATAGCCGTTTCTAATCGTTTTCCGGTAGAAGCATTAGAAGAAATATATACCGGAATCCACCTGGCGTGTAAAAACTATTCTATAGATTTAGTCGGAGGAGATACCACTTCATCCAACCTGGGATTGGTAATAAATATTTCTACCGTGGGATATGCTCATAAAGACGAGATTGTCTACCGAAAAGGAGCAAAACCCAATGACCTTTTGGTTGTCAGCGGTGATTTAGGCGGTGCTTACTTCGGATTACAAGTATTGGAACGTGAAAATTCTGTTTTTAAAGTTAACCCAAACCTTCAACCGGATTTATCGGGGTATACTTATATTTTGGAAAGGCAATTAAAACCTGAAGCACGTACGGAAATTAAAGCGTTACTTAAAGAAATGGACGTACATCCTACTTCTATGATTGATATTTCCGACGGGTTGGCCTCTGAAATCATTCATCTTTCTCAACAAAGTAACGTTGGCTTCTCCATTTATGAAGAAAAAATCCCGATGGACAGCCAGGTAATTACTACGGCGGAAGAATTCGGTATCAATCCCGTAACAGGGGTATTGAACGGGGGAGAAGATTATGAAATTTTATTTACCATTCCTATTGAAGATCATGATAAGATCAAACATAATCCTAACTTCACCATTATCGGTCATGCTACCGAAACGGTTGAAAATGTTTTGATAACCAAAGGAAATACACAGCACATTCCGTTGAATGCTCAAGGCTGGGATGCTCATTTTTCCAAGAAAAACTAA